In Kineococcus sp. NBC_00420, a single genomic region encodes these proteins:
- a CDS encoding RNA polymerase sigma factor produces MDEDLLRTLTPRVLTVLVRRGADFAAAEDAVQEALVEAVRVWPSERPRDPEGWLVTVAWRRFLDATRAESSRRRREERRDREPATGPTTSRDDSLQLYFLCAHPSLTPSSAVALTLRAVGGLTTRQIAAAYLVPETTMAQRISRAKRTVAGVRFDTPGDVATVLRVLYLVFNEGYSGDVDLAAEAIRLTRRLSLAVEHPEVRGLLALMLLHHARRAARTAPDGSLVPLAEQDRSRWDTGAIAEAVAILQAALARDRLGEFQAQAAIAALHADATSTEATDWVQVVEWYDELLRLTDTPVVRLNRAVALGEADGPRAGLAALAEVDAATPRHAAVAAFLHERDGDLAGAARLYAQAALAAGNLAEREHLIRRAARLNARLRG; encoded by the coding sequence GTGGACGAGGACCTGCTCCGGACCCTCACCCCGAGGGTGCTGACCGTCCTCGTCCGCCGCGGGGCCGACTTCGCCGCGGCCGAGGACGCGGTGCAGGAAGCGCTGGTCGAGGCGGTGCGGGTGTGGCCGTCCGAGCGCCCGCGGGACCCGGAGGGGTGGCTCGTCACGGTGGCCTGGCGCAGGTTCCTCGACGCCACCCGCGCCGAGTCCTCCCGCCGGCGGCGGGAGGAACGCCGGGACCGGGAACCCGCCACCGGCCCGACGACGTCGCGGGACGACTCGCTGCAGCTGTACTTCCTCTGCGCGCACCCGTCGCTGACCCCGAGCTCGGCGGTGGCGCTCACGCTGCGCGCCGTCGGCGGACTGACCACCCGGCAGATCGCCGCGGCCTACCTCGTCCCGGAAACGACCATGGCGCAACGCATCAGCCGTGCGAAGCGCACGGTCGCCGGGGTCCGGTTCGACACCCCCGGCGACGTGGCGACCGTGCTGCGGGTGCTGTACCTGGTGTTCAACGAGGGGTACTCCGGCGACGTCGACCTCGCCGCGGAGGCGATCCGGCTGACGCGTCGGCTCTCGCTCGCCGTCGAGCACCCCGAGGTCCGCGGGTTGCTGGCCCTGATGCTGCTGCACCACGCGCGCCGCGCCGCGCGGACCGCCCCCGACGGGTCGCTGGTGCCGCTGGCGGAGCAGGACCGCTCGCGCTGGGACACGGGCGCGATCGCCGAGGCGGTGGCGATCCTGCAGGCCGCCCTGGCCCGGGACCGCCTGGGCGAGTTCCAGGCCCAGGCCGCCATCGCCGCCCTGCACGCCGACGCGACGAGCACGGAGGCGACCGACTGGGTCCAGGTCGTGGAGTGGTACGACGAACTGCTGCGCCTCACCGACACCCCCGTCGTGCGGCTGAACCGGGCGGTCGCGCTCGGGGAGGCCGACGGGCCGCGGGCCGGGTTGGCCGCCCTCGCCGAGGTCGACGCCGCGACCCCCCGCCACGCGGCCGTGGCGGCGTTCCTGCACGAACGCGACGGCGACCTCGCGGGCGCCGCGCGGCTCTACGCCCAGGCAGCGCTCGCGGCCGGGAACCTGGCCGAGCGCGAGCACCTGATCCGCCGGGCCGCCCGGCTCAACGCTCGCCTCCGCGGCTGA
- a CDS encoding RNA polymerase sigma factor, translating to MHDGSTDGTRDDATLTALATMGDRDAFAELVERHGPSLYRYAARLLDDRSQSDDCVQETFLAAWRGLKNFRGDSSVRTWLFTICRHEVFRRSRRKNDDLVLDVELDEVRDQIRDLRADPARTSEAAALREALDLALQLLPPRQRSAWILREVEELSYEEIAEVLGTTSTAVRGLLERARTALASTLEGWQ from the coding sequence ATGCACGACGGATCCACGGACGGGACCAGGGACGACGCGACCCTCACCGCGCTCGCCACCATGGGCGACCGCGACGCCTTCGCCGAACTCGTCGAACGCCACGGCCCCTCCCTCTACCGCTACGCCGCACGGCTCCTCGACGACCGCAGCCAGAGCGACGACTGCGTCCAGGAGACCTTCCTCGCGGCCTGGCGCGGTCTGAAGAACTTCCGCGGCGACTCCTCCGTGCGCACCTGGCTGTTCACCATCTGCCGCCACGAGGTGTTCCGCCGTTCCCGGCGCAAGAACGACGACCTCGTCCTCGACGTCGAGCTCGACGAGGTCCGCGACCAGATCCGCGACCTGCGCGCCGACCCCGCCCGGACCAGCGAGGCGGCCGCGCTGCGGGAGGCGCTCGACCTGGCCCTGCAGCTGCTGCCCCCGCGACAACGCTCGGCCTGGATCCTGCGCGAGGTCGAGGAACTGAGCTACGAGGAGATCGCGGAGGTCCTCGGCACGACGAGCACCGCGGTCCGTGGTCTCCTCGAACGAGCGCGCACCGCGTTGGCGAGCACCCTGGAGGGATGGCAGTGA
- a CDS encoding Asp23/Gls24 family envelope stress response protein — protein MTQTADQKSTITSTGATATSTAPSSLASAHGVTTIADTVVSKIAGLAAKDVSGVHALGGGAARAVGALRERIPGSRTNHSQGVSVEVGERQAAVDIELIAEYGVAIADLATAVRRNVINSVERMTGLEVTEVNLEVSDVHLPDEDDAEETPVRTTTTRVQ, from the coding sequence ATGACCCAGACCGCCGACCAGAAGTCGACCATCACCTCCACCGGGGCGACCGCCACCTCCACCGCTCCCTCCAGCCTGGCCTCCGCGCACGGCGTGACGACCATCGCCGACACCGTGGTCTCGAAGATCGCCGGGCTCGCCGCAAAGGACGTCTCCGGTGTCCACGCCCTCGGTGGCGGCGCCGCCCGCGCCGTCGGTGCCCTGCGCGAGCGCATCCCCGGCAGCCGCACCAACCACTCCCAGGGCGTGTCCGTCGAGGTCGGCGAGCGTCAGGCCGCCGTCGACATCGAGCTGATCGCCGAGTACGGCGTCGCCATCGCCGACCTCGCGACCGCGGTGCGCCGCAACGTCATCAACTCCGTCGAGCGCATGACCGGGCTCGAGGTCACCGAGGTCAACCTCGAGGTCTCCGACGTGCACCTGCCCGACGAGGACGACGCCGAGGAGACCCCGGTGCGCACCACCACCACGCGCGTCCAGTGA
- a CDS encoding DUF2273 domain-containing protein: MSSSTTGLIAGLLLALIGATAGFGWLLLGVLLGAIGYLIGAHLEGRVDLTSLLPGRRG; this comes from the coding sequence ATGTCCTCCTCCACCACGGGCCTGATCGCCGGCCTGCTGCTGGCCCTCATCGGCGCGACCGCCGGTTTCGGCTGGTTGCTGCTGGGCGTCCTGCTCGGTGCGATCGGTTACCTGATCGGTGCCCACCTGGAGGGGCGGGTCGACCTGACGTCGTTGCTGCCGGGCCGTCGTGGCTGA
- a CDS encoding Asp23/Gls24 family envelope stress response protein, which translates to MADTLAPERVEAGERGRLVVSERAVSRIVEAAAAVPGTRRTSSANPRTAAAAVSGVVDSVLGRSYPDVDCTVAGHRARVKVEVAAVWPVPAPQVAARVQAAVTEALDHYAGMTVDDVSVVVATYVTDQPETTRRVL; encoded by the coding sequence GTGGCTGACACCCTCGCGCCGGAGCGCGTCGAAGCGGGTGAGCGGGGGCGTCTCGTCGTCTCCGAGCGCGCGGTGTCCCGCATCGTCGAGGCCGCGGCCGCCGTACCGGGCACGCGACGCACCTCGAGCGCGAACCCCCGCACCGCGGCGGCGGCCGTCTCCGGCGTCGTGGACAGCGTCCTCGGGCGCTCCTACCCCGACGTCGACTGCACCGTCGCCGGTCACCGGGCCCGGGTGAAGGTCGAGGTCGCCGCCGTGTGGCCGGTGCCCGCCCCGCAGGTCGCGGCCCGCGTCCAGGCGGCGGTCACCGAGGCCCTCGACCACTACGCCGGGATGACGGTCGACGACGTGTCGGTCGTCGTCGCCACCTACGTGACCGACCAGCCCGAGACCACCAGGAGGGTGTTGTGA
- a CDS encoding DUF6286 domain-containing protein produces the protein MSSSERAAAARTGSGRIGAVGPVLAVLLLALAVVLGREAGIGLGWFGGGRWLPSLAKSLDGLAPSGALVAVCCVAIVLGAWLVVTGFGRRSRRAISVAGAAGVHLSTRDVARLASGAARRCDGVLEAKTTASRKIVSVAVQATSADVREDVARAVAAQLAPLSRAPRVRVRVNAPEVLS, from the coding sequence GTGAGCAGCTCCGAACGCGCGGCCGCCGCGCGCACCGGCTCCGGTCGCATCGGCGCCGTGGGTCCCGTCCTGGCCGTGCTGCTGCTGGCGCTGGCCGTCGTGCTGGGCCGGGAGGCCGGGATCGGCCTGGGCTGGTTCGGCGGGGGCCGCTGGCTCCCGTCCCTCGCGAAGTCCCTGGACGGTCTCGCGCCGTCCGGCGCCCTCGTCGCGGTGTGCTGCGTCGCGATCGTGCTGGGCGCGTGGCTGGTGGTGACCGGGTTCGGTCGCCGCTCCCGCCGCGCGATCTCGGTCGCCGGCGCGGCCGGGGTCCACCTCTCCACCCGTGACGTCGCCCGCCTCGCCTCCGGCGCCGCCCGTCGCTGCGACGGGGTGCTTGAGGCCAAGACCACCGCGTCGCGCAAGATCGTGTCGGTCGCGGTGCAGGCCACGTCCGCGGACGTCCGCGAGGACGTCGCCCGGGCCGTGGCGGCCCAGCTCGCCCCCCTGTCCCGCGCTCCCCGCGTCCGGGTGCGGGTCAACGCACCGGAGGTGCTGTCGTGA